One genomic region from Candidatus Endomicrobiellum trichonymphae encodes:
- a CDS encoding FprA family A-type flavoprotein: MTVRLIKDGVYAVGAIDWNERHFHGHTYVTRRGVTYNSYLIVDEKITLIDTVRRGYEKELIENIRTLVDLSKIKIDIIIINHIEPDHSGAFPEILKLCPGAKVYGTEKARQGLLKYYGVSGDWTVVKSGQSLNIGKRTLNFIDVPMIHWPDSMFTYSAYDKILFSNDGFGQHYATNKVFDDEVDFVALMDEAQKYYANILWPFNALVAAKLSTIDKLNLNIELIAPSHGLVWRRYVPEIIQKYLYWSSHSCQNRIAVVYETMWNSTEKMAGKIIEGITSEGVEAVLFDVTKNDRTDIASYMLDAKGWVFGSSTHDGEMLPVITGFLHFLKGSKAKGRRSFAFGSYGWSGEAVKDIEDTGSCVSTFESSLMVVFNPTDEELNKCFEAGKTFALKIKTEK; the protein is encoded by the coding sequence ATGACAGTCAGGTTAATAAAAGACGGCGTTTATGCAGTAGGCGCGATAGATTGGAATGAAAGACATTTTCACGGACATACTTACGTAACAAGAAGAGGCGTTACCTATAATTCTTATCTAATTGTCGATGAAAAAATTACTTTAATTGACACAGTGCGCAGAGGTTATGAGAAAGAGCTGATAGAAAATATAAGAACACTAGTTGATCTTTCCAAGATCAAGATAGATATAATAATTATTAATCACATTGAGCCGGATCATTCCGGAGCCTTTCCGGAAATATTAAAATTATGTCCCGGTGCAAAAGTTTACGGAACCGAAAAAGCAAGACAGGGACTTTTAAAATATTACGGGGTAAGCGGTGACTGGACTGTCGTGAAGTCCGGGCAAAGTTTAAATATTGGTAAAAGAACTTTAAATTTTATAGATGTACCTATGATACATTGGCCTGATAGTATGTTTACATATTCCGCTTACGATAAAATTTTATTTTCAAATGACGGTTTCGGTCAACATTATGCGACAAACAAAGTTTTCGACGATGAAGTTGATTTTGTCGCTTTGATGGATGAGGCACAGAAGTATTACGCGAATATACTTTGGCCGTTCAATGCACTTGTTGCCGCCAAACTTTCTACAATAGATAAATTAAATCTTAATATTGAACTTATTGCTCCTAGTCACGGGCTTGTATGGCGCAGATATGTACCTGAAATTATACAGAAATATCTCTACTGGTCGTCTCATTCCTGTCAAAACAGGATCGCTGTTGTTTATGAAACAATGTGGAACTCTACTGAAAAAATGGCGGGAAAAATTATTGAAGGCATAACTTCGGAAGGCGTTGAAGCTGTTTTATTTGATGTAACAAAAAATGACAGAACGGACATTGCCTCATATATGCTTGATGCGAAAGGTTGGGTTTTCGGTTCATCGACGCATGACGGGGAAATGCTCCCTGTTATCACGGGTTTTCTGCATTTTCTTAAAGGATCAAAGGCTAAAGGGCGCAGATCTTTTGCATTCGGATCTTATGGATGGAGCGGCGAAGCTGTAAAAGATATAGAAGATACGGGTTCCTGCGTGAGCACTTTTGAATCATCTTTAATGGTTGTTTTTAATCCGACCGATGAGGAACTTAATAAATGTTTTGAAGCTGGTAAAACGTTTGCTTTAAAAATAAAAACCGAAAAATAA
- a CDS encoding desulfoferrodoxin family protein: protein MKGLVCKVCGYVALDGNKERCPVCRSKNVFEEKEDAYKMPDFKAASDETEKKHIPSFMLMSECSLIPDTGCVDVHVKIGEILHPTLPEHHITGIAFYIDNKFVENIMLESDINPAAVIHLNGSTKGRVQVIENCNIHGKWFNEVEVK, encoded by the coding sequence ATGAAAGGATTAGTCTGTAAGGTGTGTGGTTATGTTGCTTTAGACGGGAATAAAGAACGATGTCCTGTTTGCCGGTCAAAAAACGTATTTGAAGAAAAAGAAGATGCTTATAAAATGCCGGATTTTAAAGCAGCTTCCGATGAAACAGAAAAAAAACATATACCTTCATTTATGCTGATGAGTGAGTGCAGCTTGATTCCTGATACAGGCTGTGTGGACGTTCATGTAAAAATCGGAGAAATTCTTCATCCCACTTTGCCGGAACACCATATAACGGGAATAGCTTTTTATATTGATAATAAATTTGTTGAAAATATCATGCTTGAATCTGACATTAATCCTGCTGCAGTTATTCATTTAAATGGTAGTACGAAAGGCAGAGTTCAGGTTATAGAAAATTGTAATATACATGGCAAATGGTTTAATGAAGTAGAAGTAAAATAA
- the rbr gene encoding rubrerythrin, whose protein sequence is MVKSIKGTKTEKHLLESFAGESQARMRYTYFASKAKKEGFEQIFAVFMEIADNEKEHAKRFFKFLEGGFVEITGTFPAGIISSTIENLRFSATGENEEHSKIYPEAARIADEEGFPEVAECFRRVAIAEKHHEARYLTLLNNLENGRVFKKGIVVRWRCRNCGYVYESKEAFEKCPACLHPKAYMEELSGSF, encoded by the coding sequence ATGGTAAAATCAATTAAAGGAACAAAAACGGAAAAACATTTATTGGAGTCGTTTGCAGGCGAGTCTCAGGCGAGAATGAGATACACTTATTTTGCTTCAAAAGCAAAGAAAGAAGGTTTCGAACAGATTTTTGCAGTTTTTATGGAAATTGCAGATAACGAAAAAGAACATGCAAAGAGATTTTTTAAATTCTTAGAAGGTGGGTTTGTTGAAATTACCGGGACTTTTCCTGCTGGGATTATAAGTAGTACAATTGAAAATTTGAGGTTTTCCGCTACAGGTGAAAATGAAGAGCATTCAAAAATTTATCCGGAAGCGGCAAGAATTGCCGACGAGGAGGGTTTTCCTGAAGTAGCCGAATGTTTTAGAAGAGTTGCTATTGCTGAGAAACATCATGAAGCAAGATATTTAACGCTCCTCAATAATCTTGAAAACGGCAGAGTTTTTAAAAAAGGTATAGTTGTAAGATGGAGATGCCGCAACTGCGGCTATGTATATGAAAGCAAGGAAGCTTTCGAGAAATGTCCTGCATGTCTGCATCCTAAAGCATATATGGAAGAGTTATCTGGCAGTTTTTAA